Proteins from a single region of Chlorocebus sabaeus isolate Y175 chromosome 7, mChlSab1.0.hap1, whole genome shotgun sequence:
- the LOC103236524 gene encoding NADH dehydrogenase [ubiquinone] iron-sulfur protein 5-like, translated as MPFLDIQKRFGLNTDRWWTIQSAEQPYKLATRCHAFEKEWIECAHGIGAIRAEKECKIEYDLVECLLWQKTMRRAGAIRRQRDKLIKEGKYTPPPHHIGKEEPRP; from the coding sequence ATGCCTTTCTTGGACATCCAGAAAAGGTTCGGCCTTAACACAGATCGATGGTGGACAATCCAGAGTGCTGAACAGCCCTACAAGCTTGCTACTCGATGCCATGCTTTTGAAAAAGAATGGATAGAATGTGCACATGGAATTGGTGCTATCCGGGCAGAGAAAGAGTGCAAGATAGAATATGATCTTGTAGAGTGTTTGCTTTGGCAGAAAACGATGAGACGTGCGGGTGCCATCAGGAGGCAGCGGGATAAGCTGATAAAGGAAGGGAAGTACACCCCTCCACCTCATCACATTGGCAAGGAGGAGCCTCGGCCCTAA